One Mytilus trossulus isolate FHL-02 chromosome 5, PNRI_Mtr1.1.1.hap1, whole genome shotgun sequence DNA segment encodes these proteins:
- the LOC134718878 gene encoding uncharacterized protein LOC134718878 isoform X1, with amino-acid sequence MSYTVDLEQLEDEELLWSILETLGKKLNRKGKECIFLVSGKNNEAVMSWTTELGGYFLSTYPKWSSLFQDFCCTGELPTMEQLMSPGEFANKNTTLNNVEPQFKTTSIKILSERKNTSKWLQGKDNSMFPVKEIKIKEEGALHSEVIKHLCKDIDVKIEDNSQHSDEMTDCNTSYSNVQIEDCIQGSIEAVGEMTNFNTICSNVLNEDNIEFENEFTGRSKEHSMFICSNVLKETGSIDAGGEMTNLNTICSNVLNEDTIEFENEFTGRSKEHSMFICSNVLKEKLKDIIHKRTHVNNSLDNCTLRNVSTSKAEVDHSNVSNGNNIVTGSDQQGADNSQNKRLKGSGGSQRKYKKRKKSTRVPSKCVPILPKTMDDNTCTIKYIRYGGIIKNSTSKAPCEPLTTEEITTTNTGNHLLDKTMKQNLTTKETDFPLAKIVKYIPEARNRSIDKTSMNDEKWKMSRKKEPLLPLSTVVFTKIVGSKFPTKEERTKKFVKENRMIHVPPKILADQVVSDSFTSPLDTHDISASSNTTSCLDILDISTGNSASCYDVSESSLQENMNCSPVKEKANDFADNHDYHDNKRNNHTDSTYLKLEIESLPNSTEKDSGKNDNEYGFQLNQEPKEEKRISVISEKETAYTYNKSKICKFCSMKFSNTFWYHKHLNSFHRSKFNTKCVHCDAIFKSSKSLRHHMAMHIPSNEMPYRCDECGKGLFTEKSLKQHNCALRVKNRPQIMCEICGKSYRYTEGLAVHKKNCHPESSLRTNTRCGNCRRLFDSRLKLNIHQSACKPQEPCDVFQQTCRACGQYFTELSALKVHIKEAHPFLCFICGKNLKLALSFEKHMKRHKRDQQFPCKLCSAKYYEKNLLDIHLKNTHGQASCNVDSPDASDDFRIAGYYQGCKILKVS; translated from the exons ATGTCCTACACAGTTGACCTTGAACAGTTAGAAGATGAAGAACTATTGTGGAGTATTTTAGAAACTTTG ggtAAAAAGCTAAATCGCAAAGGAAAAGaatgtatatttttagtttctGGAAAAAACAATGAAGCAGTAATGAGCTGGACCACAGAACTAGGTGgatattttttatcaacatatcCAAAATGGTCCTCATTGTTTCAAGACTTTTGTTGTACAG GTGAATTGCCCACAATGGAACAGCTGATGTCACCAGGTGAATTtgcaaacaaaaacacaacGTTGAATAATGTTGAAccacaatttaaaacaacttcaATAAAAATCTTGAGTGAACGTAAGAATACAAGCAAATGGCTTCAAGGAAAAGACAACTCAATGTTTCCAGTTAAAGAAATTAAGATAAAAGAAGAAGGGGCCCTGCACAGTGAAGTTATTAAACATTTATGTAAAGATATTGATGTCAAGATTGAAGACAATTCTCAACATTCTGATGAAATGACAGACTGCAACACTTCCTATTCAAATGTCCAAATTGAAGATTGCATCCAAGGTTCAATTGAGGCTGTTGGTGAAATGACAAACTTCAACACTATCTGTTCAAATGTCCTAAATGAAGACAacattgaatttgaaaatgaattcaCTGGCAGATCGAAGGAACACAGCATGTTTATATGTTCAAATGTCCTAAAAGAAACAGGTTCAATTGATGCTGGTGGTGAAATGACAAACTTAAACACTATCTGTTCAAATGTCCTAAATGAAGATACCATTGAATTCGAAAATGAATTCACTGGCAGATCGAAGGAACACAGCATGTTTATATGTTCAAATGTcctaaaagaaaaattaaaagacatcATTCATAAAAGAACACATGTAAATAATTCTCTTGATAACTGTACACTTAGAAATGTAAGCACAAGCAAGGCTGAAGTTGACCACAGTAATGTCTCGAATGGAAACAATATAGTAACAGGTTCTGACCAACAAGGTGCAGATAACTCTCAGAATAAAAGATTAAAGGGTTCAGGTGGCTCTCagcgaaaatataaaaaaagaaaaaagtctaCACGTGTGCCTTCTAAATGTGTCCCAATTTTACCGAAAACAATGGATGACAATACTTGTACCATTAAATATATTAGGTATGGTGGTAtaataaaaaattcaacaagCAAGGCACCTTGTGAGCCTCTTACGACAGAAGAAATAACTACAACAAACACTGGTAATCATTTATTGGATAAAACAATGAAGCAAAATTTAACAACAAAAGAAACTGATTTCCCACTAGCgaaaatagtaaaatatataCCAGAGGCCAGAAATCGTTCAATAGATAAAACATCTATGAATgatgaaaaatggaaaatgtcGCGAAAAAAGGAACCTTTATTACCTCTTTCAACTGTAGTCTTCACTAAAATAGTTGGCAGCAAGTTTCCAACAAAAGAAGAACGAACAAAGAAATTTGTTAAAGAAAACAGAATGATTCATGTCCCTCCCAAAATCTTAGCAGATCAGGTTGTTTCTGATTCATTTACTTCTCCTCTTGATACTCATGATATTAGTGCATCATCTAATACTACTTCCTGTCTTGATATTCTTGATATAAGTACTGGTAATTCTGCTTCCTGTTATGATGTTAGTGAATCTTCATTACAAGAAAACATGAATTGTTCACCTGTGAAAGAAAAAGCCAATGATTTTGCTGATAACCATGATTACCATGATAACAAGAGAAATAATCATACAGATTCAACATATCTCAAGCTTGAAATTGAATCATTGCCTAATTCGACTGAAAAAGATTCTGGAAAAAATGATAACGAATATGGATTTCAATTAAATCAAGAAcctaaagaagaaaaaagaatatCAGTCATTTCTGAAAAAGAAACTGCGTATACATATAATAAGtctaaaatatgcaaattttgtAGCATGAAGTTTTCAAACACCTTTTGGTACCACAAGCACCTGAACAGTTTTCACCGATCTAAGTTCAACACTAAATGTGTACACTGTGATGCTATCTTTAAATCTAGTAAGTCTTTAAGACATCACATGGCCATGCATATACCAAGCAATGAAATGCCTTACAGATGTGATGAATGTGGAAAGGGTCTCTTTACAGAGAAGTCTCTAAAACAACATAATTGTGCACTTAGAGTTAAAAACAGACCACAGATTATGTGTGAAATTTGTGGGAAGAGTTATCGTTATACAGAGGGGTTAGCA gTCCATAAGAAGAACTGTCATCCTGAGAGCAGTCTTCGAACCAATACTAGATGTGGTAATTGTAGAAGACTATTTGATTCCAGGTTAAAGTTGAACATTCATCAATCTGCGTGTAAACCTCAGGAACCATGTGATGTATTTCAGCAAACATGCCGAGCATGCGGACAATATTTTACAGAACTGAGTGCATTAAAAGTGCACATTAAAGAAGCACATCCTTTTCTTTGCTTcatttgtgggaaaaatttaaaacttgctctttcatttgaaaaacatatgaaaagaCACAAAAGGGATCAACAGTTTCCTTGTAAACTTTGTTCGgcaaaatattatgaaaaaaatctgcTGGATATCCATTTGAAAAATACTCATGGACAAGCTTCGTGTAATGTAGACTCACCCGATGCTAGTGATGACTTTCGAATAGCAGGATATTACCAGGGTTGTAAAATTCTTAAAGTGtcttaa
- the LOC134718878 gene encoding uncharacterized protein LOC134718878 isoform X2 codes for MSYTVDLEQLEDEELLWSILETLGKKLNRKGKECIFLVSGKNNEAVMSWTTELGGYFLSTYPKWSSLFQDFCCTGELPTMEQLMSPGEFANKNTTLNNVEPQFKTTSIKILSERKNTSKWLQGKDNSMFPVKEIKIKEEGALHSEVIKHLCKDIDVKIEDNSQHSDEMTDCNTSYSNVQIEDCIQGSIEAVGEMTNFNTICSNVLNEDNIEFENEFTGRSKEHSMFICSNVLKETGSIDAGGEMTNLNTICSNVLNEDTIEFENEFTGRSKEHSMFICSNVLKEKLKDIIHKRTHVNNSLDNCTLRNVSTSKAEVDHSNVSNGNNIVTGSDQQGADNSQNKRLKGSGGSQRKYKKRKKSTRVPSKCVPILPKTMDDNTCTIKYIRYGGIIKNSTSKAPCEPLTTEEITTTNTGNHLLDKTMKQNLTTKETDFPLAKIVKYIPEARNRSIDKTSMNDEKWKMSRKKEPLLPLSTVVFTKIVGSKFPTKEERTKKFVKENRMIHVPPKILADQVVSDSFTSPLDTHDISASSNTTSCLDILDISTGNSASCYDVSESSLQENMNCSPVKEKANDFADNHDYHDNKRNNHTDSTYLKLEIESLPNSTEKDSGKNDNEYGFQLNQEPKEEKRISVISEKETAYTYNKSKICKFCSMKFSNTFWYHKHLNSFHRSKFNTKCVHCDAIFKSSP; via the exons ATGTCCTACACAGTTGACCTTGAACAGTTAGAAGATGAAGAACTATTGTGGAGTATTTTAGAAACTTTG ggtAAAAAGCTAAATCGCAAAGGAAAAGaatgtatatttttagtttctGGAAAAAACAATGAAGCAGTAATGAGCTGGACCACAGAACTAGGTGgatattttttatcaacatatcCAAAATGGTCCTCATTGTTTCAAGACTTTTGTTGTACAG GTGAATTGCCCACAATGGAACAGCTGATGTCACCAGGTGAATTtgcaaacaaaaacacaacGTTGAATAATGTTGAAccacaatttaaaacaacttcaATAAAAATCTTGAGTGAACGTAAGAATACAAGCAAATGGCTTCAAGGAAAAGACAACTCAATGTTTCCAGTTAAAGAAATTAAGATAAAAGAAGAAGGGGCCCTGCACAGTGAAGTTATTAAACATTTATGTAAAGATATTGATGTCAAGATTGAAGACAATTCTCAACATTCTGATGAAATGACAGACTGCAACACTTCCTATTCAAATGTCCAAATTGAAGATTGCATCCAAGGTTCAATTGAGGCTGTTGGTGAAATGACAAACTTCAACACTATCTGTTCAAATGTCCTAAATGAAGACAacattgaatttgaaaatgaattcaCTGGCAGATCGAAGGAACACAGCATGTTTATATGTTCAAATGTCCTAAAAGAAACAGGTTCAATTGATGCTGGTGGTGAAATGACAAACTTAAACACTATCTGTTCAAATGTCCTAAATGAAGATACCATTGAATTCGAAAATGAATTCACTGGCAGATCGAAGGAACACAGCATGTTTATATGTTCAAATGTcctaaaagaaaaattaaaagacatcATTCATAAAAGAACACATGTAAATAATTCTCTTGATAACTGTACACTTAGAAATGTAAGCACAAGCAAGGCTGAAGTTGACCACAGTAATGTCTCGAATGGAAACAATATAGTAACAGGTTCTGACCAACAAGGTGCAGATAACTCTCAGAATAAAAGATTAAAGGGTTCAGGTGGCTCTCagcgaaaatataaaaaaagaaaaaagtctaCACGTGTGCCTTCTAAATGTGTCCCAATTTTACCGAAAACAATGGATGACAATACTTGTACCATTAAATATATTAGGTATGGTGGTAtaataaaaaattcaacaagCAAGGCACCTTGTGAGCCTCTTACGACAGAAGAAATAACTACAACAAACACTGGTAATCATTTATTGGATAAAACAATGAAGCAAAATTTAACAACAAAAGAAACTGATTTCCCACTAGCgaaaatagtaaaatatataCCAGAGGCCAGAAATCGTTCAATAGATAAAACATCTATGAATgatgaaaaatggaaaatgtcGCGAAAAAAGGAACCTTTATTACCTCTTTCAACTGTAGTCTTCACTAAAATAGTTGGCAGCAAGTTTCCAACAAAAGAAGAACGAACAAAGAAATTTGTTAAAGAAAACAGAATGATTCATGTCCCTCCCAAAATCTTAGCAGATCAGGTTGTTTCTGATTCATTTACTTCTCCTCTTGATACTCATGATATTAGTGCATCATCTAATACTACTTCCTGTCTTGATATTCTTGATATAAGTACTGGTAATTCTGCTTCCTGTTATGATGTTAGTGAATCTTCATTACAAGAAAACATGAATTGTTCACCTGTGAAAGAAAAAGCCAATGATTTTGCTGATAACCATGATTACCATGATAACAAGAGAAATAATCATACAGATTCAACATATCTCAAGCTTGAAATTGAATCATTGCCTAATTCGACTGAAAAAGATTCTGGAAAAAATGATAACGAATATGGATTTCAATTAAATCAAGAAcctaaagaagaaaaaagaatatCAGTCATTTCTGAAAAAGAAACTGCGTATACATATAATAAGtctaaaatatgcaaattttgtAGCATGAAGTTTTCAAACACCTTTTGGTACCACAAGCACCTGAACAGTTTTCACCGATCTAAGTTCAACACTAAATGTGTACACTGTGATGCTATCTTTAAATCTA gTCCATAA